DNA sequence from the bacterium genome:
ATTCTGAAATGTTAAGTTCCAATGACCAATTAATTCACGTTCCAATTTAGCATCCTGAGAGTCGACTAAATTCTCGCGACATGCTGTAGCAAATAAAACAATAAAGCATAAATATAAAATAAAACGATTAGCCATGTTTTCCCCTTTGGCGTTTTTCGGATAAAGCGACACAGTATGAAGTAAGCGCAGTATATATTTTAAGAATATCTTTGGAATGTTTTTGAATCGCTTTTTTGTGAAGACGAATGGTTTGTTTGTCACCGCGCATGGCCGGGCCAGTTAACGCAGCCGCTGCTCCATATTTGCTTATATTGGCTAACGTCTGTTGTTGAATAGGTAAAATAATTTTTTCTAAACCATTTGATTGAGGATAGATTTGCCGGAGAAGTTCGGTGGATGCATGTGATAAAGCAACTAAAAAGTTGGATGCGATGACGGCCGAGGCGTGATACGTTGCGCGATCTTTATCGGATATCATAATGGACTTTCCACCCAGTATTTGTACTATATGTTTGACGATATTCACCGGTTTGTTTTTTCCGTCGAGTGCAAAATATGTTTTAAATATTTCAGGCGATGCATCTATTCGTGCTACAAACGTTTGTAATGGATGCATTGCGGCTGTCCAAAACTTTACTTCTTTATTTTCAGAAGTTCGCTGATTCCAAATAGTTGCGCCATACATGCCGGACGTGTGGATAAGTAACACGGAATTATGGGTAAATCGAATCTGCATAACACGCTTTGCTGTCGCTTTAAGCTGCCGGTCGGGTACGGAAACTATAATGATATTACAAGTACGTAAATCTTCGATTTTATTACTGAATATTTTACAATTTATTTTTTTGGCCAAAACAGAAGCACTATGAGATGTAGCCGATACAACGCTTGATACCGGGATTTTATTCCCCGACAAAGCCAATGCAATAGATGAACCCACACGCCCGGCTCCTAAAATGCCGACGCGCCAGTTGTTTTTTTGCGATAGGTTCATTGAGGAAATTAGTGAGCATTATATAAAAAAACAATCTTGATTTACGAACAGGCATGGTTTACATTCGCATCATTCATCGGAGGCGTTTATTTATGTTCGATACCTATTCTTCGAAAGTTGAATTGGCTCAAAGTGATTTTAATGAAATTGCAGAACAGTATTTTCAGAACTATTTATCGTCATGGTGTGATCATAATAAAATAGACGACGCATCACGCAAGGCTATGGTAACCGTACTGTCGGATTATTCTAATTTCTTTTTTGATGCGTTAATGCAATCCACCATAGAGCAACATGCCGATAGGACCGAATTGAAAAATTAATATGTCCGGAAGCGTTATACATAATAAACACTATTCCCCGGAGGAAGCGCGAATCCTCTTACACGATATAC
Encoded proteins:
- a CDS encoding DUF2520 domain-containing protein, translating into MNLSQKNNWRVGILGAGRVGSSIALALSGNKIPVSSVVSATSHSASVLAKKINCKIFSNKIEDLRTCNIIIVSVPDRQLKATAKRVMQIRFTHNSVLLIHTSGMYGATIWNQRTSENKEVKFWTAAMHPLQTFVARIDASPEIFKTYFALDGKNKPVNIVKHIVQILGGKSIMISDKDRATYHASAVIASNFLVALSHASTELLRQIYPQSNGLEKIILPIQQQTLANISKYGAAAALTGPAMRGDKQTIRLHKKAIQKHSKDILKIYTALTSYCVALSEKRQRGKHG